Proteins found in one Planctomycetes bacterium MalM25 genomic segment:
- the tsaC1 gene encoding 4-formylbenzenesulfonate dehydrogenase TsaC1/TsaC2: MGDRLAGKTAVVTGGGSGIGEAISLRFAAEGARVAVLDLENDAAQQVASRITADGGAARPYPCDVSDLAEVQAVFSAVTNDFGGLSTLVNNAGIAHVGNVEQTAPEDFDRVYRVNVLGVYHCLRTGVEALKVNGGGSIINMGSIASTVGIPDRFAYSMSKGAVLMMTRSVACDYVSEGIRCNSISPARVHTPFVDRFVEQNYPGREEEIFANLASTQPMGRMGRPEEIASLAVYLASDESAFVTGSNFEIDGGFHHLKP; this comes from the coding sequence ATGGGCGATCGTCTAGCCGGCAAGACAGCCGTGGTTACTGGTGGTGGCTCCGGGATCGGAGAAGCGATCAGCCTTCGCTTCGCCGCGGAAGGCGCACGGGTTGCGGTGCTTGACCTGGAGAACGATGCCGCACAGCAAGTGGCCTCACGAATCACGGCAGACGGTGGCGCCGCGCGCCCCTACCCCTGCGACGTCTCCGATCTCGCGGAAGTGCAAGCGGTCTTCTCCGCGGTCACGAACGACTTCGGCGGGCTGTCCACGCTGGTCAACAACGCCGGCATCGCCCACGTCGGCAACGTCGAACAGACCGCGCCCGAAGACTTCGATCGGGTGTACCGAGTCAACGTCCTGGGCGTCTACCACTGCCTGCGGACGGGGGTTGAAGCCCTGAAGGTGAACGGCGGGGGCTCGATCATCAACATGGGGTCAATCGCTTCGACCGTTGGCATCCCCGACCGCTTCGCCTACTCGATGAGCAAGGGCGCTGTGCTCATGATGACCCGCTCGGTGGCGTGCGACTACGTGAGCGAGGGCATCCGCTGCAACAGCATCTCGCCGGCGAGGGTTCACACGCCTTTCGTGGACCGCTTTGTTGAGCAAAACTACCCGGGCCGCGAAGAAGAGATCTTCGCGAACCTCGCCTCGACCCAACCCATGGGCCGCATGGGGCGCCCCGAAGAAATCGCCTCCCTGGCGGTCTACCTCGCCTCGGACGAGTCGGCCTTCGTGACCGGCAGCAACTTCGAGATCGATGGCGGATTTCACCATCTCAAACCTTGA
- the ccp_2 gene encoding Cytochrome c551 peroxidase precursor has product MLRLPLGSLLAVATAIGSAAPAGAGERLPPRPERSEAERDEHLKQLRAWYEAPPANWPKPVLDSEVDHRELGLVPKVSHPEDNPADPAKVALGKQLFFDPRLSGSGQIACASCHDPDLGWADGRTTSFGHNRRKLRRNSPSILNSGHRKALFWDGRAGSLEEQAAAVLNNQDEMHSADEVLVENLAAIPEYVESFKRLFDVKEPGIEQVAKAIAAFERTVVSRGTRFDSFLRGRHKALSDQELAGLHLFRTDARCLNCHNGPLLTDDKFHAIGLGMYGRKGEDLGRYAVTGRTEDLGAFRTPSLRDVDRTRPYMHSGLFDMDEILRLYNAGMPTERRRATDTRDIPPPKKSPLIKPLGLNKQDLADLAAFLGTLTESNSRVSPPRLPAGL; this is encoded by the coding sequence TTGCTCCGCCTCCCCTTGGGCAGCCTGCTGGCCGTCGCGACAGCCATCGGCTCAGCCGCACCGGCCGGCGCCGGCGAACGGCTCCCGCCACGCCCCGAACGCAGCGAAGCCGAGCGCGATGAGCACCTCAAGCAGCTCCGCGCTTGGTACGAGGCCCCGCCAGCCAATTGGCCTAAGCCGGTGCTCGACTCCGAGGTGGATCACCGCGAGCTCGGTCTCGTGCCAAAGGTCAGCCATCCAGAAGACAACCCGGCGGATCCCGCGAAGGTGGCGCTAGGCAAGCAGCTGTTCTTCGACCCGCGACTCTCCGGCAGCGGGCAGATCGCCTGCGCCTCGTGCCACGACCCCGACCTCGGATGGGCCGACGGCCGAACGACCTCCTTCGGCCACAACCGCCGGAAACTCAGGAGGAACTCGCCTTCGATCCTCAACTCGGGCCACCGCAAAGCGCTGTTCTGGGACGGACGGGCCGGTTCGCTCGAGGAGCAGGCGGCCGCTGTGCTCAATAACCAGGACGAGATGCACTCGGCCGACGAGGTGCTCGTCGAGAACCTCGCCGCGATCCCCGAGTACGTCGAGAGCTTCAAGCGACTCTTCGACGTCAAGGAGCCGGGCATCGAGCAGGTCGCCAAAGCGATCGCGGCGTTCGAGCGGACGGTCGTGAGCCGCGGCACTCGGTTCGACTCGTTCCTCCGCGGGCGGCACAAGGCGCTCAGCGATCAGGAACTGGCGGGGCTGCACCTCTTCCGTACCGACGCCCGCTGCCTGAACTGCCACAACGGCCCGCTGCTGACCGACGACAAGTTCCACGCCATCGGCCTGGGTATGTACGGTCGCAAAGGGGAGGACCTGGGTAGGTACGCGGTCACTGGCAGGACCGAAGACCTGGGTGCGTTCCGCACGCCGTCCCTCCGCGACGTGGATCGCACACGCCCTTATATGCACAGCGGGCTCTTCGATATGGACGAGATCCTCCGGCTCTACAACGCCGGCATGCCGACTGAACGACGCCGCGCCACGGACACACGCGACATCCCACCGCCGAAGAAATCGCCCCTGATCAAGCCGCTCGGACTGAACAAACAGGACCTGGCGGACCTCGCGGCGTTCCTCGGCACGCTCACCGAGTCGAACAGCCGCGTCTCGCCCCCCCGCTTGCCAGCGGGCCTGTAG
- a CDS encoding L-fuconate dehydratase, translating to MSIDPTITGCEVIDLRFPTSDELHGSDAMHADPDYSAAYVVLHTDGRAADDSRLEGHGLTFTLGRGTDLCAAAAKRLGEMAVGMSLTEITSDFAGFWRRLASDSQFRWLGPEKGVVHLATAAVVNAVWDLWGKVEGKPVWKLAADLPPETLVDCIDFRYLGNALTRGDALRIVEENEPGKAERERELLATGFPAYTTSAGWLGYSDEQIRTLCREALAEGFEVFKLKVGADLADDRRRAAILREEIGPDRKLMVDANQRWEVQEAIEWVQQLAEFNLWWVEEPTSPDDAVGHAEIARAIAPIGVATGEQCQNRVVFKQLLQLDAISFCQIDSCRLGGVNEVLAVMLLAKKFGVPVCPHAGGVGLCEYVNHLIMIDYLRIGASLENRICEFVDHLHEHFVDPCVVKQGAYMPPTAPGYSSQIKEKALSEFRYPDGPVWQAKLS from the coding sequence TTGAGCATCGACCCAACCATCACCGGCTGCGAGGTCATCGACCTCCGCTTCCCGACCTCGGACGAGTTGCACGGGTCGGACGCGATGCACGCCGATCCCGATTACTCGGCGGCCTACGTCGTTCTGCACACCGACGGGCGAGCAGCCGACGACAGCAGGCTGGAAGGGCATGGCCTGACCTTCACGCTGGGCCGAGGCACCGACCTCTGCGCCGCCGCCGCTAAGCGGCTGGGCGAGATGGCGGTCGGGATGTCGCTCACGGAGATCACATCCGACTTCGCCGGTTTCTGGCGTCGCTTGGCCAGCGACTCGCAGTTCCGTTGGCTCGGCCCCGAGAAGGGGGTGGTTCACCTCGCCACGGCGGCGGTGGTCAACGCGGTGTGGGACCTGTGGGGCAAAGTCGAGGGCAAGCCGGTATGGAAACTGGCGGCCGATCTTCCCCCGGAAACGCTTGTTGATTGCATCGATTTCCGCTACCTCGGAAACGCTCTTACGCGTGGCGACGCCCTCCGGATTGTCGAAGAGAACGAACCGGGGAAAGCCGAGCGCGAGCGCGAGCTGCTTGCCACCGGGTTTCCGGCCTACACCACCTCCGCCGGCTGGCTTGGCTACTCGGACGAACAGATCCGCACGCTCTGCCGTGAAGCGTTAGCCGAGGGATTCGAGGTGTTCAAGCTGAAGGTCGGAGCCGACTTGGCCGACGACCGCCGGCGAGCCGCGATCTTGCGAGAAGAGATCGGCCCCGATCGCAAGCTCATGGTCGACGCCAACCAGCGTTGGGAAGTGCAAGAAGCGATCGAGTGGGTCCAACAGCTGGCCGAGTTCAACCTGTGGTGGGTCGAAGAGCCGACCTCGCCCGACGACGCCGTCGGACACGCCGAAATCGCCAGGGCCATCGCGCCGATCGGCGTCGCCACCGGAGAGCAGTGCCAGAACCGCGTCGTCTTCAAGCAGCTGCTGCAACTCGATGCGATCAGCTTCTGCCAGATCGATTCGTGCCGACTAGGCGGCGTCAACGAGGTGCTCGCCGTGATGCTGCTGGCAAAGAAGTTCGGCGTGCCTGTCTGCCCGCACGCGGGGGGCGTCGGCCTCTGTGAGTACGTCAACCACCTCATTATGATCGACTACCTGAGGATTGGAGCGAGCCTGGAGAATCGCATCTGTGAGTTCGTCGATCACCTCCACGAGCACTTCGTTGATCCGTGCGTCGTTAAGCAGGGCGCCTACATGCCCCCCACGGCGCCGGGCTACAGCAGCCAGATCAAAGAGAAGGCGCTCTCCGAGTTTCGCTATCCCGACGGGCCCGTTTGGCAAGCCAAGCTGAGTTAG
- the kdgK_2 gene encoding 2-dehydro-3-deoxygluconokinase, producing the protein MPSRSQSLIVGLGESLFDCFPDREVLGGAPLNVALHANALLGLVGGRGVVATRIGRDELGERLLRELGDRGLDTSFVQIDERLPTGRVDVLLDSAGDATYQFLTPSAWDALELDAPLTELARSCDAVVFGTLGQRDKASREAIQSFLLDAPMAIRLFDVNLRQDFYSAEIIDRSLRLASAAKFNEDELTIVARLLGLDPELKVGQSTAFFLKRYDLDWLALTRGPRGTLLVAQDRHHAGEEATFPQDSKADTVGAGDACSAGLLYGSLRGWPQEKTATLANRLGAYVASRPGATPKLPADLLAEAGVQSQ; encoded by the coding sequence ATGCCCTCCCGATCTCAATCGCTGATCGTCGGGCTCGGCGAGTCGCTGTTCGACTGCTTCCCGGACCGCGAAGTGCTTGGCGGGGCGCCGCTCAACGTCGCCCTCCACGCGAACGCCCTACTCGGCCTGGTCGGGGGGCGAGGCGTTGTGGCGACTCGCATTGGGAGGGACGAACTCGGAGAGCGGCTCCTTCGCGAACTCGGCGACCGCGGTCTCGACACCAGCTTCGTGCAAATCGACGAGCGATTGCCAACCGGTCGGGTTGACGTACTGCTCGATTCGGCGGGCGACGCTACCTATCAGTTCTTGACCCCCAGCGCCTGGGACGCCCTAGAGCTCGACGCCCCGCTCACCGAACTCGCGAGGAGCTGCGACGCGGTCGTCTTTGGCACGCTCGGACAGCGCGACAAAGCCAGCCGCGAAGCGATCCAGTCGTTTCTACTCGACGCGCCGATGGCCATCCGGCTGTTCGACGTGAACCTTCGACAAGACTTCTACTCGGCCGAGATCATCGACCGATCGCTCCGGCTCGCCAGCGCGGCCAAGTTCAACGAGGACGAGCTCACGATCGTTGCTCGCTTGCTCGGCCTCGATCCCGAACTGAAAGTCGGACAAAGCACGGCATTCTTCCTCAAGAGGTACGACCTCGACTGGCTCGCCCTCACCCGAGGCCCGCGAGGCACGCTGCTGGTCGCACAAGACCGCCACCACGCAGGCGAGGAGGCGACCTTTCCGCAAGACTCCAAAGCGGACACGGTCGGCGCAGGCGACGCCTGCTCCGCCGGTCTGCTCTATGGCTCTCTACGGGGCTGGCCCCAGGAGAAGACAGCCACCCTGGCGAATCGGCTCGGGGCGTACGTCGCCAGCCGACCGGGCGCCACCCCCAAACTGCCCGCTGACCTTCTGGCCGAAGCCGGCGTCCAATCCCAGTAG